A window of the Arachis duranensis cultivar V14167 chromosome 5, aradu.V14167.gnm2.J7QH, whole genome shotgun sequence genome harbors these coding sequences:
- the LOC127739579 gene encoding receptor-like protein 44, which translates to MDVAFGAAVVLVALAVMMRSCESDPNDEACLRHLAKSLEDPNRSLQNWIEKNLEKPCNDSLSNLQGATCNNGRILRLSLNNLSLRGTISPFLSNCTYLQSLDLSSNALTGPIPPDIQSLVNLAVLNLSSNQLQGQIPPQLTMCAYLNVIDLHDNLLTGPIPQQLGLLVRLSTFDVSNNRLSGPIPPSLSNRTGTLPRFNATSFLGNKDLYGYPLPPIKTRGLSVLAIVGIGLGSGLASLVLSFTGVCIWLKVTEHKMALDEGKISQLMPDY; encoded by the coding sequence ATGGATGTAGCATTCGGGGCGGCGGTGGTGTTGGTGGCACTAGCAGTGATGATGAGAAGCTGCGAGTCAGATCCAAACGACGAGGCGTGCCTGAGGCACCTAGCGAAGTCGTTAGAGGATCCAAACAGGTCCCTACAGAATTGGATAGAAAAGAATCTGGAAAAACCCTGCAACGACTCACTATCCAACCTGCAAGGGGCAACCTGCAACAACGGCCGCATCTTGAGGCTCTCCCTCAACAACCTCTCTCTCAGAGGAACCATCTCTCCCTTCCTCTCCAACTGTACCTACCTCCAATCACTCGACCTCTCCTCCAACGCCCTCACCGGACCCATCCCTCCCGACATCCAGTCCCTCGTCAACCTCGCCGTCCTCAACCTCTCTTCTAACCAACTCCAGGGCCAGATCCCGCCACAGCTCACAATGTGCGCCTACCTCAACGTCATTGACCTCCATGATAACCTTCTCACTGGTCCCATTCCCCAGCAATTGGGCCTCCTCGTCAGGCTCTCCACCTTCGATGTCTCTAATAACAGGCTTTCCGGACCCATACCGCCTTCTTTGTCCAACCGGACCGGCACTCTGCCCCGCTTCAACGCTACCTCCTTCTTGGGGAACAAGGATCTCTACGGCTACCCTCTTCCGCCCATCAAGACCAGGGGCCTCTCTGTTTTGGCCATTGTTGGGATCGGGCTCGGGAGTGGCCTTGCCAGTCTCGTCCTCAGCTTCACTGGGGTTTGCATATGGTTGAAAGTCACGGAGCACAAGATGGCTCTCGATGAAGGCAAAATCAGTCAGCTCATGCCTGATTATTGA